The following proteins are encoded in a genomic region of Cyclonatronum proteinivorum:
- a CDS encoding DUF6992 family protein gives MNPAPSSSLLLKYFTLLLLTLLFLPTEAFPQLQSQIPSDLSLPEISAEAAETNPNPWFPLGQERLSQENLAMLILLGWGGLNVLGGSALALGSADYRDFGLMTAGWGLVNAAIAGFALAGADTYTAAVSFDSVLRDEMLFNRILAINSGLNAGYIATGFTMNYLGSTSRVRQFGSAFMVQGAFLMAFDAWLLWHSTDRLSRLSALPDTFLTALPDGSTQLIHGLTLSFGF, from the coding sequence ATGAATCCCGCGCCATCCTCTTCCCTCCTGTTGAAGTACTTCACCCTATTGCTGTTGACCCTCCTCTTCCTCCCCACCGAAGCCTTCCCGCAGCTGCAATCGCAAATCCCATCAGACCTCAGCCTTCCAGAAATCAGCGCCGAAGCGGCAGAAACAAACCCCAATCCCTGGTTCCCGCTGGGTCAGGAGCGGCTTTCGCAAGAAAACCTCGCAATGCTCATTTTACTGGGCTGGGGCGGCCTGAACGTGCTCGGCGGCAGCGCCCTGGCACTCGGCAGCGCCGATTACCGCGACTTCGGCCTGATGACCGCCGGATGGGGCCTCGTCAATGCTGCCATTGCCGGCTTTGCCCTTGCCGGCGCGGACACCTACACCGCCGCGGTCTCCTTTGATTCCGTCCTCCGCGACGAAATGCTCTTCAACCGTATCCTCGCCATCAACTCCGGACTCAACGCAGGCTACATCGCCACCGGCTTTACCATGAACTACCTCGGCAGCACCAGCCGCGTCCGGCAGTTCGGAAGCGCCTTCATGGTTCAGGGCGCCTTCCTCATGGCCTTCGACGCCTGGCTCCTCTGGCACTCCACTGATCGCCTCAGCCGCCTCAGCGCCCTGCCTGACACCTTCCTCACCGCCCTGCCCGATGGCAGCACGCAACTCATTCACGGCCTCACCCTCAGCTTCGGTTTCTGA
- the tnpB gene encoding IS66 family insertion sequence element accessory protein TnpB (TnpB, as the term is used for proteins encoded by IS66 family insertion elements, is considered an accessory protein, since TnpC, encoded by a neighboring gene, is a DDE family transposase.), with product MFGLNSTHTYHLYRKACDMRKSFDGLSGLVRNELGREPASGDVFVFVNRSRTLIKLLQWQSGGYVLYYKRLEQGTFAVPALGADTTRIRWPELVVMIEGIKVEHSGKLPCNRLKNEPEQAGN from the coding sequence ATGTTTGGTCTCAACAGTACCCATACCTACCATTTATACCGCAAGGCCTGTGACATGCGCAAAAGTTTTGACGGACTCAGCGGGCTTGTTCGCAACGAGCTGGGGCGTGAACCCGCATCCGGTGACGTCTTTGTCTTCGTCAACCGCAGCCGTACTCTCATCAAGTTGCTGCAATGGCAGTCAGGCGGATATGTACTGTACTACAAGCGGCTGGAACAGGGTACCTTTGCCGTACCTGCCCTTGGGGCTGACACCACGCGGATTCGCTGGCCCGAACTGGTGGTGATGATTGAAGGGATCAAGGTGGAACACAGCGGGAAGCTGCCGTGCAACCGGCTTAAAAATGAGCCAGAACAGGCCGGTAATTAA
- a CDS encoding M16 family metallopeptidase, with translation MRNLFKSLFFTGTAAVLFAVGCAGPSQTAEEPEFRFIERPETLVFPELNPIVVPEVHSFEFNGITFFLVEDNEVPLINLSSVIRAGSWMEPRDKVGLASITGEVMRSGGTPNFPGDELNEMLESRAASIETSFGLTSGSASMSVLKEDFEELLPIFIEVLTQPAFPQEKLDLALTQRRSVIGRRNDQPSGIATREFRHLIYGRNSVFSSVQEYDDLNNISREDLVDFHRQAINANNLMIGLSGDFSAEEIRPVLERYFGEIEQGSPNTFDFPDVAYTDGPSINFVPRTEMNQSIIRMGHIGGFRDNPDYAALQVMNQMLSGGFSGRLLQEVRTRQGLAYSVGGSFGSGTLFQGQFFAGLSTASETTARAIEATIHEIRRLQDEPVTQEELDETRERFLNSLAFRYSSRSAALSEQINNAYVGLPFDAFEQYVEEVRLVTTEDIQRVAREYLRPEALHILVVGNPNEIGDQLERFGPVNEIDISIPRPGASAPRAVVSGDTEAGQQWISRMAEAVLNGASIETLSYEGSLASSQLPPGMTVDVDVSYNFSTNSVVQVLNTPMGSQTIGYENGAAYVEAMGQRQNLPSEAAASYARMLETHYVTLSHKAASGELQAAYTGTETINGREVAVLVLPESETTLKLDVQTSLPVQLSYMEFVPQLGAEAEMVMTFEEWTSGSGIQAARVQRQLMDGEEVSSFTFTTHSAE, from the coding sequence ATGAGAAACCTTTTTAAAAGCCTGTTTTTTACCGGTACCGCGGCGGTCCTGTTCGCTGTTGGTTGTGCCGGTCCGTCACAAACAGCTGAGGAGCCGGAATTCCGGTTTATTGAACGTCCCGAAACCCTGGTGTTTCCGGAACTCAACCCCATTGTTGTGCCCGAAGTACACAGCTTCGAATTTAACGGCATTACCTTTTTCCTTGTGGAAGACAACGAAGTGCCTTTGATAAACCTGAGCAGCGTAATCCGCGCCGGTTCCTGGATGGAGCCGCGGGATAAGGTCGGTTTGGCAAGCATTACGGGGGAAGTCATGCGCTCCGGCGGTACCCCTAATTTCCCCGGCGACGAGCTGAATGAAATGCTCGAAAGCCGCGCGGCTTCCATTGAAACGTCGTTCGGACTCACTTCCGGCAGTGCAAGCATGAGCGTGCTGAAGGAAGATTTTGAAGAATTGCTGCCCATTTTTATTGAAGTGCTTACGCAGCCGGCCTTCCCGCAGGAGAAGCTTGACCTTGCGCTTACGCAGCGCCGCAGCGTGATCGGCCGCCGCAACGATCAGCCTTCCGGCATTGCAACCCGCGAATTCCGCCATCTGATCTACGGCAGAAACAGCGTGTTCAGCAGCGTACAGGAGTACGACGATCTCAACAACATCTCCCGCGAAGATCTGGTTGATTTTCATCGTCAGGCCATCAACGCCAACAACCTTATGATCGGCCTTTCCGGCGATTTTTCTGCCGAAGAAATCCGTCCGGTTCTGGAGCGCTATTTTGGTGAAATCGAGCAGGGTAGCCCGAATACCTTCGACTTCCCGGATGTCGCCTACACCGACGGACCTTCTATCAACTTCGTGCCCCGCACCGAAATGAATCAGAGCATTATCCGCATGGGGCACATCGGCGGCTTCCGCGACAATCCGGACTATGCTGCCCTGCAGGTGATGAACCAAATGCTGAGCGGCGGATTTTCCGGCCGCCTTTTGCAGGAAGTACGCACCCGTCAGGGACTTGCCTACTCGGTTGGCGGCTCCTTTGGCAGCGGCACCCTGTTTCAGGGACAATTCTTTGCGGGCCTGAGCACCGCGAGCGAAACTACGGCCCGCGCCATTGAAGCGACCATTCACGAAATCCGCCGCCTGCAGGATGAGCCGGTAACGCAGGAAGAGCTGGATGAAACCCGTGAGCGCTTCCTGAACTCGCTTGCGTTTCGCTACTCCAGCCGTTCCGCTGCACTCAGCGAGCAGATCAACAACGCCTATGTAGGCCTGCCCTTCGACGCCTTTGAGCAGTATGTAGAAGAAGTTCGTCTTGTGACTACCGAAGACATTCAGCGCGTAGCCCGCGAATACCTGCGTCCCGAAGCCCTGCACATTCTCGTAGTCGGAAACCCGAACGAGATTGGCGATCAGCTTGAGCGCTTTGGTCCGGTCAATGAAATCGACATCAGTATTCCGCGTCCCGGTGCTTCAGCGCCCCGCGCGGTTGTCTCCGGCGATACCGAAGCGGGTCAGCAGTGGATCAGCCGCATGGCAGAAGCCGTACTGAACGGCGCCTCCATCGAGACCCTCAGCTACGAAGGCAGCCTTGCGTCAAGTCAGCTGCCCCCCGGCATGACGGTCGATGTGGATGTCAGCTATAATTTCAGCACCAACAGCGTGGTTCAGGTGCTCAACACGCCCATGGGATCGCAGACCATCGGCTACGAAAACGGCGCCGCCTACGTGGAAGCTATGGGGCAGCGTCAGAATCTGCCGTCCGAAGCCGCGGCTTCTTACGCCAGAATGCTCGAAACGCACTATGTAACACTCTCCCACAAAGCGGCTTCCGGCGAACTACAGGCGGCCTACACTGGCACCGAAACCATCAACGGGCGCGAAGTCGCCGTGCTCGTACTCCCCGAGTCCGAAACCACCCTCAAGCTTGATGTGCAGACCTCCCTGCCGGTGCAACTCAGCTACATGGAGTTCGTGCCGCAGCTCGGTGCAGAAGCAGAAATGGTGATGACCTTCGAAGAGTGGACGAGTGGCAGCGGCATACAGGCCGCACGCGTGCAGCGTCAGCTCATGGATGGTGAAGAAGTTTCGAGCTTCACCTTCACAACGCACAGCGCTGAGTAA
- a CDS encoding response regulator, with the protein MVGIGYSVYNSPERSYFSEAINMAGSQRMRTMLIANYAQQLNAAYTVNERNAGFSVDAAEILTSELQVYRRFATALLQGDPELGVAPNHVPEIKAHLSRIEPDVAAYIRNAEQLLRTPEQTEYVLAIVHSAMQLKNEFDVVTGMYQAGNDKLIARQRLIDMLLITFALIITVIGLFLTRKIRRQEESLIIATEQADAASKAKSQFLANMSHEIRTPLNGVIGFTDLLKETELSDAQKQYVESANISGHILLGIINDILDFSKIEAGMMSLESNKTDIIELIENSVEIIRFAADKKRLEVLLNVGKNIPRYAWTDPVRLKQILANLLGNAVKFTEAGEIELHVSCTPLDDVQSRLRFEIRDTGIGISEENQKKLFRHFSQADISTTRKYGGSGLGLAISQMIAHKMGSSIHMQSEEGKGSVFSFEITTRTENGNQLSPDDISHIRHVLITDDNANNLTILENLLIRNGIQVTSCRSGAETLKELESGADHFDLLICDYHMPEMDGLETIRRIRTQLNLGPDTLPVILLHSSSDEIAIGKFSRQYQVYARMTKPLKATLLWNRFAELRAKGRDNGQLAPSETEHKSGQEKKGSDIAAKILIAEDNAMNMHMISALLKKNYPNATLIQAKNGEEAIAQNTRHQPDLILMDVQMPERDGISATRAIRIDEQESAAIRHVPIIALTAGALKEDQVNCLNAGMDDFLTKPIDPTRFSKTINRHLQPQPHEKPAQ; encoded by the coding sequence ATGGTTGGGATAGGATATTCCGTGTATAACAGCCCGGAGCGCTCCTACTTTAGTGAAGCTATTAACATGGCAGGTTCGCAGCGCATGCGGACCATGCTCATAGCCAACTACGCGCAGCAGCTTAACGCCGCTTACACGGTAAATGAAAGAAATGCCGGATTCAGCGTTGACGCCGCTGAAATTCTGACCTCAGAGTTGCAGGTCTACCGCCGCTTTGCGACAGCCCTCTTACAGGGAGACCCTGAGCTGGGCGTTGCCCCCAATCACGTACCGGAGATCAAAGCACACCTGAGCCGGATTGAACCGGATGTTGCAGCGTATATCAGAAATGCGGAACAGCTTCTCCGTACGCCTGAGCAGACTGAATATGTGCTGGCAATCGTACATTCTGCCATGCAGCTCAAGAATGAGTTTGATGTAGTGACCGGCATGTATCAGGCAGGCAATGACAAGCTGATTGCACGGCAACGGCTGATAGATATGCTTCTCATCACCTTCGCGCTCATCATTACGGTCATTGGTTTATTTCTGACCCGGAAAATCCGTCGTCAGGAAGAAAGCCTCATCATCGCAACAGAGCAGGCCGACGCAGCAAGCAAGGCCAAGTCACAGTTTCTGGCCAACATGAGCCATGAAATCCGCACGCCCCTAAACGGTGTTATCGGCTTCACGGATCTCCTGAAGGAAACAGAGCTCTCCGACGCGCAAAAGCAGTATGTGGAAAGTGCCAACATATCCGGCCACATTCTGCTTGGTATCATCAACGATATCCTCGATTTCTCAAAAATTGAAGCCGGTATGATGAGCCTGGAATCCAATAAGACAGATATCATCGAGCTCATCGAAAACAGCGTTGAAATCATCCGGTTTGCAGCCGACAAAAAAAGGCTGGAAGTCCTCCTCAACGTAGGAAAAAACATCCCGAGATATGCCTGGACGGATCCTGTCCGACTTAAGCAGATTTTGGCCAACTTATTGGGGAATGCGGTTAAATTCACCGAAGCAGGTGAGATTGAACTCCATGTAAGCTGCACGCCTCTGGACGACGTACAAAGCCGACTCCGTTTTGAAATCAGAGATACCGGCATTGGCATCAGTGAAGAAAATCAGAAAAAGCTGTTCCGTCACTTTTCTCAGGCTGATATCTCTACAACCCGCAAGTACGGCGGCTCAGGTCTGGGATTGGCTATCTCGCAGATGATTGCACACAAAATGGGCAGCAGCATTCACATGCAGAGCGAAGAGGGTAAAGGAAGCGTCTTTTCATTCGAAATTACAACGCGAACCGAAAACGGTAATCAGCTCAGTCCGGATGATATCAGTCATATCCGGCACGTGCTCATTACGGATGACAATGCCAACAACCTGACCATTTTGGAAAACCTTCTAATCCGAAACGGCATACAGGTTACAAGCTGCCGTTCCGGCGCGGAAACCCTGAAAGAACTCGAATCCGGGGCTGATCACTTTGACCTGTTGATTTGCGACTACCACATGCCCGAAATGGACGGGCTTGAGACCATCCGCCGTATCCGCACACAGCTGAACCTTGGCCCGGATACCCTGCCGGTCATCCTCCTGCACTCCTCTTCTGATGAGATCGCCATTGGGAAATTCTCCCGGCAGTATCAGGTCTATGCCCGAATGACCAAACCCCTCAAAGCCACCTTGCTTTGGAACCGTTTCGCCGAGCTCAGGGCCAAAGGCCGTGACAACGGTCAGCTTGCTCCGTCAGAGACCGAACACAAAAGCGGGCAGGAGAAAAAGGGATCCGATATTGCTGCAAAGATTCTCATCGCCGAAGACAATGCCATGAACATGCACATGATTTCTGCCCTCCTCAAAAAGAACTACCCCAACGCGACCCTGATTCAGGCCAAAAACGGGGAAGAAGCCATCGCGCAGAACACCAGGCACCAGCCCGACCTCATATTAATGGACGTACAAATGCCTGAACGCGATGGCATTTCCGCAACCCGCGCCATCCGCATAGACGAACAGGAATCCGCCGCAATCAGACACGTCCCCATCATCGCCCTCACCGCCGGCGCCCTCAAAGAAGATCAGGTCAACTGCCTCAATGCCGGCATGGACGATTTCCTCACCAAACCCATTGACCCCACCCGCTTCAGCAAAACCATCAACCGGCATCTCCAGCCCCAGCCCCACGAAAAACCCGCCCAATAA
- a CDS encoding M16 family metallopeptidase, translated as MRYFKTILVSLLLLMAAVPQLQAQSLEAFEQRVTEFTLDNGLHFIIIQRDVAPVATFVTFGNIGAVDEPVGQTGITHIFEHMAFKGTHTIGTTDIEAEMPLIQAQDDAYRAWHRESTSHNPDEELVAGLWAEFERLRDEAQEFVVNNEFSMIIDREGAVGMNAFVSADATGYFYSLPQNRAELWFKLESDRFMNPVMREFYQEKDVIWEERRDRTDNNPIGRLIEEFNSIAFSAHPYRNPPIGWPSDIDAVTIRETLAFYDTYFIPQNLTMAIAGDVDPAEMRRLAEKYFGSWPAREDSPRVVTVEPPQRGERRFTIEDQSQPILMIGYKSVDEQHPDFAPISMLASILFDGRTSRMYRSLVVDEQLALQVQGFNGFPGTRFPGLFLVLGVPNAGVETAEIEQRIYEEIERIQQEGVTESELERVRTQARASTIRGLRSNMNIALSFAETHARTGDWRNTFRDIDRLSEVTVEDIQRVAQEYLIPRARTVGKIINAETPVASESEN; from the coding sequence ATGAGATACTTCAAAACAATACTTGTTTCGTTACTTTTGCTGATGGCTGCCGTACCGCAGCTTCAGGCACAGAGTCTGGAAGCATTTGAACAGCGGGTTACCGAGTTCACGCTCGATAACGGGCTGCATTTTATCATCATTCAGCGGGATGTGGCGCCGGTTGCGACTTTTGTGACCTTCGGCAATATCGGGGCAGTCGATGAGCCGGTTGGTCAGACCGGTATTACGCACATCTTCGAGCACATGGCGTTCAAAGGCACGCACACCATAGGCACAACGGATATCGAAGCCGAAATGCCGCTGATTCAAGCGCAGGATGACGCCTACCGTGCATGGCACCGGGAATCCACAAGTCACAATCCGGATGAGGAACTTGTTGCCGGGCTTTGGGCCGAATTTGAGCGGCTGCGTGATGAGGCGCAGGAATTTGTGGTCAACAATGAGTTCTCCATGATTATTGACCGGGAAGGCGCTGTTGGCATGAATGCTTTCGTGAGTGCCGACGCGACCGGCTATTTTTACAGCCTGCCGCAAAACCGGGCGGAGCTGTGGTTCAAGCTTGAATCAGACCGTTTTATGAATCCGGTCATGCGCGAGTTTTATCAGGAGAAGGATGTGATTTGGGAAGAGCGCCGCGACCGCACCGATAACAATCCGATCGGGCGACTGATTGAGGAGTTCAATTCCATTGCGTTCTCGGCACATCCGTACCGGAATCCGCCCATTGGCTGGCCGTCTGATATCGACGCGGTAACCATTCGCGAAACCCTTGCTTTTTACGATACCTATTTTATTCCCCAAAATCTGACCATGGCGATTGCCGGTGACGTGGATCCTGCCGAAATGCGTCGCCTGGCTGAGAAGTACTTCGGAAGCTGGCCTGCGCGCGAAGATTCCCCGCGGGTCGTGACCGTTGAGCCGCCGCAGCGGGGCGAGCGTCGTTTCACGATTGAAGATCAGAGTCAGCCCATACTTATGATCGGCTACAAGAGCGTAGATGAACAGCACCCTGACTTTGCGCCCATTAGCATGCTGGCTTCGATTCTGTTTGACGGACGCACATCCCGCATGTACCGCAGCCTTGTGGTAGATGAGCAGCTTGCCCTTCAGGTTCAGGGCTTTAACGGCTTTCCCGGCACCCGTTTTCCGGGCTTGTTTCTGGTTCTTGGCGTGCCCAATGCCGGTGTAGAAACCGCTGAGATTGAGCAGCGCATTTATGAGGAGATCGAGCGCATTCAGCAGGAAGGCGTTACGGAATCCGAGCTTGAGCGCGTACGCACACAAGCGCGGGCTTCGACCATACGCGGCCTTCGGAGCAATATGAACATTGCGCTCTCCTTCGCCGAAACACACGCACGTACCGGCGACTGGCGCAACACCTTCCGCGATATCGACCGTCTTTCTGAGGTAACGGTTGAGGACATTCAGCGCGTAGCGCAGGAGTATCTGATCCCGCGTGCCCGTACCGTCGGCAAAATTATTAATGCGGAAACACCCGTAGCTTCCGAATCTGAAAACTGA
- the tnpA gene encoding IS66 family insertion sequence element accessory protein TnpA yields MATTKEQRMFALVDQWRASGELQANFCHRHQITTSTFSYWVTRKNKAEQQTNNSGFVQVEPAGPAPKAGQVELTYPNGVRLRVDGADVAFISKLIRVW; encoded by the coding sequence ATGGCTACAACGAAAGAACAACGCATGTTTGCCTTGGTAGATCAGTGGCGTGCCAGTGGTGAACTTCAGGCTAACTTTTGCCACCGGCACCAGATTACCACATCCACCTTCAGCTATTGGGTGACCCGTAAAAATAAGGCGGAGCAACAAACTAATAATAGCGGGTTCGTGCAGGTTGAACCCGCCGGGCCTGCACCGAAAGCCGGTCAGGTCGAACTGACTTATCCCAACGGGGTACGCCTTCGCGTTGATGGTGCGGATGTGGCTTTCATTAGCAAACTAATCCGGGTCTGGTAA
- the tnpC gene encoding IS66 family transposase has translation MQITLENMSKAQLIDHANKLQKTADVLQEKLARKDELIAQLQRMLHGQKSERFELPKNQLPLPFEPDPAHKAQQAEVHEQKISYVRTKTARPNHKGRLKLPDHLPVEEVEIYPEGDLSEMVCIGKEVTEELDLKPAYLFIRRYIRYKYADKSAEANPIHIGELPERVIEKGIPGAGLLASILIDKYADHLPLYRQVQRLRRQGVDIARSTIEGWTRQGLEKLTILYDHLVAETKSQGYLQVDETRIKVLESNKKGAAHQGWYWVYYAPINGSVLFEYQPTRKRAGPEKMLDGFRGYLQTDGFTAYKRLGATPGITPLGCWAHARRKFDKALTNDAARAGYVLTQLQQLYAVERMAQTNQLTPAERKKLRLEQSLPVINELGKWIPQEYKKVQPRSAIGRALAYCINQWDQLCEYLMDGHLEIDNNPVENVIRPVALGRKNYLFAGSHEAAQRAAMIYSLLAICKKHQVDPYKWLRHTLQNISTTRYNEVTSLYPQNFKATCSS, from the coding sequence ATGCAAATAACACTCGAAAATATGTCCAAAGCCCAGCTTATTGATCACGCCAATAAGCTGCAGAAAACCGCTGATGTGCTGCAGGAAAAGCTCGCCCGCAAGGACGAACTGATTGCCCAATTACAGCGCATGCTGCATGGACAAAAAAGCGAGCGCTTCGAGCTACCCAAAAACCAGCTGCCCCTTCCCTTTGAACCCGACCCCGCTCACAAGGCTCAACAAGCTGAGGTCCACGAACAGAAAATCAGCTATGTGCGCACCAAAACAGCACGGCCGAACCACAAAGGACGGCTGAAGCTGCCGGATCACCTGCCCGTAGAGGAGGTGGAAATCTACCCCGAAGGTGACCTCTCTGAGATGGTATGTATAGGCAAAGAAGTGACCGAAGAGCTCGATCTCAAGCCTGCATACCTGTTTATTCGCCGGTACATTCGTTACAAGTATGCAGATAAGTCCGCCGAAGCCAATCCAATCCATATTGGCGAACTGCCCGAGCGGGTTATCGAAAAGGGTATTCCGGGCGCGGGGCTGCTGGCAAGCATTCTTATTGATAAATATGCTGACCATCTGCCCTTATACCGGCAGGTGCAGCGCTTGCGGCGGCAGGGCGTAGATATAGCCCGTTCCACCATCGAAGGCTGGACACGTCAGGGCCTGGAGAAGCTGACCATTCTCTACGATCACCTTGTAGCCGAAACCAAGTCACAAGGCTACCTCCAGGTAGATGAAACCCGCATAAAAGTACTGGAATCCAACAAAAAAGGCGCCGCGCATCAAGGCTGGTACTGGGTATATTACGCCCCGATCAACGGTAGTGTACTGTTTGAATACCAGCCTACCCGCAAGCGGGCCGGGCCTGAGAAGATGCTTGACGGATTCCGGGGCTATTTACAAACCGACGGCTTCACCGCTTATAAACGTTTAGGCGCCACACCGGGGATCACTCCTTTGGGGTGCTGGGCCCATGCGCGGCGTAAGTTTGACAAGGCATTGACCAACGATGCCGCGCGGGCGGGCTACGTTTTGACGCAGCTACAACAGCTGTATGCCGTAGAGCGCATGGCTCAAACCAATCAGCTCACCCCCGCTGAGCGCAAAAAGCTTCGGCTCGAACAGAGTCTTCCGGTTATCAATGAACTGGGTAAGTGGATCCCTCAGGAGTACAAAAAAGTGCAGCCCAGAAGCGCCATTGGTCGGGCCCTGGCCTACTGCATCAACCAGTGGGATCAACTGTGCGAATACCTGATGGACGGTCATCTGGAGATTGACAACAACCCGGTAGAGAACGTGATTCGCCCCGTAGCACTGGGGCGCAAAAACTACCTGTTCGCTGGTTCACACGAAGCTGCCCAACGCGCGGCTATGATCTACTCCTTACTGGCCATTTGCAAAAAACATCAGGTTGACCCCTACAAATGGCTGCGTCATACCCTGCAAAATATCAGCACCACCAGGTACAACGAAGTGACAAGTTTGTACCCTCAGAACTTTAAAGCAACATGTAGTTCGTAG